Proteins encoded by one window of Paenibacillus urinalis:
- a CDS encoding amidase: MTSFPYTSYDAVGLAQLIRDKQISPVELVTAAMEQIDQLNPELNAVVRTRYEAALQEAGEVNTLAQPFAGVPILLKDISQAIAGEPLTSGSKLFAEHKPLYDSHYVAKLRRAGFIPIGHTNTPEFGLKNITEPKLHGPSRNPWNTDHSPGGSSGGSASAVASGMVPIAGASDGGGSIRIPASFSGLFGLKPTRGRTPVGPGVGRQWQGASIDFALSRTVRDSAALLDVLQVLQNEAAFQVPLYPGRYVEDMYLTLERKYRIAYTLDSPVGTPVSEDAKEAVRKVVKYLESEGHIIEEKQSPVNGVHLMENYYMMNSGEMAAMVLKMERGLGRTITSEDIEIEGWVLLEAGRKLSAAEFVHSLAEWDVAAAQMASIFDRYDFYITPTNAYPAPQIGELTPGPAKIEQLLRVSELSKDKQQALIYDMFEPSLTYTPFTQLANLTGTPAMSLPLHLSQSGLPMGVQFMSAKGREHEMLQLAHLLENTDLWISPLASGGEH; encoded by the coding sequence ATGACTTCTTTTCCTTATACATCATATGACGCGGTAGGGCTCGCACAGCTGATAAGAGATAAACAAATTTCTCCAGTAGAGCTTGTAACTGCTGCCATGGAACAAATCGATCAATTGAATCCTGAGCTGAATGCCGTGGTCCGTACTCGCTACGAAGCAGCACTGCAGGAAGCAGGTGAGGTGAATACACTCGCCCAGCCTTTTGCAGGTGTCCCCATATTGCTAAAAGACATTTCACAAGCAATTGCTGGTGAGCCTCTGACATCAGGTTCTAAATTATTTGCTGAACACAAGCCACTCTACGATTCTCATTATGTAGCCAAGCTTCGGAGAGCCGGTTTTATTCCGATTGGACACACCAACACCCCGGAATTTGGACTTAAGAATATTACCGAGCCTAAGCTGCACGGCCCTTCAAGAAACCCATGGAATACAGACCACTCTCCAGGCGGCTCCAGTGGAGGATCGGCATCAGCCGTTGCTTCCGGCATGGTACCCATCGCCGGAGCAAGTGACGGCGGAGGGTCAATTCGCATCCCCGCTTCGTTCAGCGGGCTGTTCGGATTAAAGCCTACCCGTGGACGTACTCCTGTAGGACCCGGGGTTGGCCGGCAGTGGCAGGGCGCATCCATTGATTTTGCCCTGTCGAGAACGGTGAGGGATAGTGCGGCACTGCTCGATGTACTGCAAGTGCTTCAGAACGAGGCTGCATTCCAAGTACCGCTGTACCCGGGAAGATACGTGGAAGATATGTATTTAACGCTTGAACGGAAATATCGAATTGCCTATACATTGGATTCTCCAGTAGGCACACCTGTCAGTGAGGATGCCAAGGAGGCCGTGCGCAAGGTCGTGAAATACCTGGAATCTGAAGGACATATTATTGAAGAAAAACAAAGTCCGGTAAACGGCGTTCATCTCATGGAGAACTATTATATGATGAACAGCGGTGAGATGGCAGCCATGGTACTGAAGATGGAACGTGGACTTGGAAGAACCATTACTTCAGAGGATATCGAAATTGAAGGCTGGGTGCTTCTTGAGGCTGGCCGAAAATTATCCGCAGCGGAATTTGTACATAGTCTCGCAGAATGGGATGTTGCTGCCGCACAAATGGCTTCTATTTTTGACCGATATGATTTCTATATCACACCGACTAATGCCTATCCGGCTCCGCAGATTGGTGAACTGACGCCTGGGCCCGCGAAGATCGAACAGCTGCTTAGGGTAAGTGAGTTATCTAAGGACAAGCAGCAAGCGCTTATCTATGATATGTTTGAACCTAGCTTAACTTACACTCCGTTCACCCAGCTTGCTAATTTGACAGGTACTCCGGCTATGAGCCTTCCCCTTCATCTTAGTCAGTCCGGGCTGCCTATGGGTGTTCAGTTCATGTCTGCTAAAGGAAGAGAGCATGAGATGCTGCAGCTGGCACACCTGCTTGAGAATACAGACCTGTGGATTTCTCCTTTAGCTTCTGGAGGTGAACATTAA
- a CDS encoding 4'-phosphopantetheinyl transferase family protein produces MDILGVKLHSAMEQPIDLNEIVGGLPCEQQKKIRRFRRFPDQLRSLCGELLIQSYAVEHWKLPPNKLDRQTNHFGKPEFVHYPTHHYNISHSGAWVVAAFDRHPVGIDIEELNDVDLTLADRFFTRNEAELVHNQADLEQKQMFYTLWTLKESYVKAKGAGLSIPLDSFEFGITHQGEVTFSSTNAGNEEAWSFRSYAIDPDYSLAVCSRSEQIPESIDLITLDQLLADHSILRSKS; encoded by the coding sequence ATGGACATTCTTGGGGTCAAGCTGCACTCCGCCATGGAGCAGCCCATTGATTTGAATGAGATCGTAGGAGGTCTGCCCTGTGAACAGCAAAAGAAAATTCGCAGGTTCAGACGTTTCCCTGACCAATTAAGATCTCTATGCGGAGAGCTGCTAATTCAGAGCTACGCTGTCGAGCATTGGAAGCTGCCCCCTAACAAGCTGGACAGGCAGACCAACCACTTTGGCAAACCTGAATTTGTTCATTATCCGACGCATCATTACAACATCTCTCACTCAGGGGCCTGGGTGGTAGCTGCTTTTGACCGACATCCGGTTGGCATTGATATTGAAGAGTTAAATGATGTAGACCTGACTCTTGCAGATCGATTCTTCACTCGGAACGAGGCGGAGCTGGTGCATAACCAGGCAGACCTAGAGCAGAAGCAGATGTTCTACACTCTTTGGACTCTTAAGGAGAGTTATGTAAAAGCGAAAGGTGCCGGACTTTCAATTCCTCTTGATTCTTTCGAATTTGGTATAACCCATCAAGGTGAGGTTACATTCTCTAGCACTAACGCGGGAAATGAAGAAGCTTGGTCCTTTAGAAGTTATGCAATCGATCCTGATTACTCGCTCGCGGTTTGCAGCCGATCTGAGCAAATACCAGAATCCATCGATCTCATTACCTTAGATCAGCTCTTAGCAGATCATTCGATACTCCGAAGCAAGTCGTAA
- a CDS encoding MDR family MFS transporter — protein sequence MNSHLKQIHPLAWTIIVGTMFGRMATSMSIPFLSIYLIKSMGASPAEAGMVVAVSSLIGVFASFYGGYISDRIGRKKVLIFSIFSWALVFIGFAVANQIWMFFVMNALNGLCRAVFEPTSRAMLSDITDPKNRLLIFNLRYAAINVGVVIGPLLGLQFGTSQSGAPFIAAGLVYILYGLVLIFQFGRRSDIDLGRAVTAQSVSLKEAFMVTSRDRTFMYVLIGSIFCVLGYGHFSSTLPQYLELSPSFENGAEMFTYMLSMNAVVVLIVQYPLVRWFKNFPPAVSLIVGNAFVASSLLVFGLFESRWMLLLGVVIFTIGEVLMFTLMDLLVDRIAKPELRGTYFGMIGFNNMGNVLAPVIGGWLLTSLSVDQPVMIFMPLALMTACGIPFLLLAHYKMRDRKMDQPADKQANVAS from the coding sequence ATGAACAGTCATTTAAAACAGATTCACCCGCTCGCCTGGACCATTATCGTAGGAACGATGTTCGGGAGAATGGCCACATCAATGAGCATTCCTTTTCTGTCGATCTATCTTATTAAATCGATGGGAGCAAGTCCAGCGGAGGCAGGTATGGTTGTCGCTGTCAGCTCCCTGATCGGCGTATTTGCCAGTTTTTATGGGGGATACATATCGGATCGAATAGGACGTAAAAAAGTACTGATCTTCTCGATTTTTAGCTGGGCACTTGTATTTATCGGTTTTGCCGTGGCCAATCAGATTTGGATGTTCTTTGTTATGAACGCACTAAATGGGCTGTGCCGAGCTGTATTTGAGCCCACCTCACGAGCGATGCTGTCGGATATTACAGATCCGAAGAACAGGCTGCTAATCTTTAATTTGAGGTATGCGGCCATTAATGTCGGTGTCGTGATCGGTCCTTTACTCGGATTGCAGTTTGGAACATCACAGAGCGGAGCTCCATTCATAGCCGCTGGGTTGGTATACATCTTATATGGGCTGGTTCTTATATTCCAGTTCGGTAGAAGAAGTGATATTGACCTTGGCCGTGCTGTCACAGCACAGTCCGTATCTTTAAAAGAAGCTTTCATGGTGACTAGCCGTGATCGTACCTTTATGTATGTGCTGATTGGTTCTATATTTTGTGTCTTAGGATATGGACATTTTAGTTCGACGCTCCCGCAATATCTTGAGCTCAGCCCAAGCTTCGAAAATGGAGCAGAAATGTTTACTTACATGCTGTCCATGAATGCCGTGGTCGTGCTGATCGTGCAGTATCCGCTGGTAAGATGGTTTAAGAATTTTCCTCCCGCGGTTTCTTTAATCGTAGGTAATGCTTTTGTGGCCAGTAGTTTGCTTGTATTTGGATTGTTTGAATCCAGATGGATGCTGCTGCTTGGTGTCGTAATATTTACAATTGGAGAAGTGCTGATGTTTACACTTATGGATCTATTGGTAGACAGGATCGCGAAACCAGAGCTGCGCGGAACTTATTTCGGTATGATCGGATTTAACAATATGGGGAATGTACTCGCCCCGGTCATCGGAGGCTGGCTGTTAACCTCGCTATCTGTGGATCAACCGGTAATGATATTTATGCCTTTGGCGCTAATGACAGCGTGTGGCATTCCATTCTTGCTGCTCGCCCACTATAAGATGCGTGATCGGAAGATGGATCAGCCAGCTGATAAACAAGCTAATGTCGCTAGTTAA
- a CDS encoding aldo/keto reductase yields MEQRSYGKTGMKVSVLGFGGSEIGTGISKPEVDRLLGSAIEAGLNVIDTAECYGDSEELIGQVLGPKREEVYLFTKCGHASGFDQPDWDPVMLSKSIDRSLRRLNTEYVDMIHLHSCSEEVLREGSVIEVLKRAKEAGKTRFIGYSGDHKDALYAVQTGVFDSLETSVNIADQEAIELTIPEARKRGMGVTAKRPLANVAWTYDTLEETAYPFVYWNRLRDLNYGFLGESNEEVIAKALGFTLSVPGVDTAIVGTKKPNRWQENADLLRERLLAKEDYEIIRERWIEVASDDWTGRT; encoded by the coding sequence ATGGAACAGCGCTCTTATGGAAAAACAGGAATGAAGGTCAGCGTACTGGGTTTTGGCGGATCAGAGATCGGAACCGGCATTTCGAAGCCTGAGGTCGATCGTCTGCTCGGAAGTGCGATTGAAGCCGGATTAAATGTGATTGATACGGCGGAATGTTACGGAGACAGTGAGGAATTGATCGGGCAGGTGCTTGGTCCCAAGAGAGAGGAAGTGTATCTGTTCACGAAGTGTGGACATGCTTCTGGATTTGATCAGCCTGATTGGGATCCGGTTATGCTGTCCAAATCGATCGATCGCAGCTTGAGAAGACTGAACACGGAATATGTGGATATGATTCATTTGCATAGCTGCTCGGAAGAAGTGCTTCGAGAGGGCTCCGTTATTGAAGTATTGAAACGGGCCAAGGAAGCAGGGAAAACAAGATTTATTGGCTACAGCGGAGATCATAAGGATGCATTGTATGCCGTTCAGACGGGCGTGTTCGACAGCCTAGAAACTTCTGTCAATATAGCGGATCAAGAGGCCATTGAGCTGACCATTCCGGAAGCCCGGAAGCGGGGAATGGGCGTGACAGCGAAACGGCCGCTGGCCAACGTTGCCTGGACTTATGATACGCTGGAAGAAACGGCATATCCATTTGTATATTGGAATCGGTTACGGGACTTGAATTACGGATTTTTAGGTGAGAGCAATGAGGAGGTTATTGCTAAGGCGCTAGGCTTTACTTTATCAGTGCCTGGTGTGGATACGGCCATTGTAGGTACCAAGAAGCCAAATCGTTGGCAGGAGAACGCGGATCTGTTACGAGAGCGGCTGCTTGCCAAGGAAGATTACGAGATCATCCGTGAGCGGTGGATAGAAGTTGCATCCGACGACTGGACGGGTAGAACTTAA
- a CDS encoding phosphate/phosphite/phosphonate ABC transporter substrate-binding protein: protein MKKRNMLLTTFTLLTALIAGCGSNAGTSSQEPTAPTTSQTSDNTGTSGEAASTTQTIDQLKISFVPSKDPEDIITATDPLKDLLKEQLSTQGFEVGEISIDVGTTYEAVGEALSAGTTDIGFIPGGTYALYDDGADVILTATRAGLSNDSDAPKDWNENKPTEPTSEQATYYRSLVIAGPSAKGQELAEKVNNGEELSWEELNEANWAVMSTTSSAGYIYPTLWLQSNYQKSITDLSNVVTSDSYGSSFGRLAAEQVDVIVAFADARRDYAEQWTSEFNRTSPIWDETNVIGVTQGIYNDTISVSKNSEVITDDLKAALQEAFIEIAKTEEGKNVIAVYSHEGYQKAQSSDYDGEREAQELIRNMKNQ from the coding sequence TTGAAAAAAAGAAACATGCTTCTTACTACTTTTACTCTGCTTACCGCTCTAATTGCAGGCTGTGGCTCTAATGCCGGCACTTCATCACAAGAACCAACGGCGCCTACCACTTCACAGACTTCGGATAACACAGGAACATCTGGCGAAGCAGCCAGCACAACCCAAACCATTGATCAGCTCAAAATCAGCTTTGTTCCTTCCAAAGACCCGGAAGATATTATTACAGCAACGGACCCGCTTAAGGATCTCTTAAAGGAGCAGCTGTCTACACAAGGCTTTGAAGTTGGAGAAATCAGCATCGATGTAGGTACGACCTATGAAGCTGTCGGTGAAGCACTATCCGCAGGAACGACAGATATCGGCTTTATTCCCGGCGGAACCTACGCGCTGTATGATGACGGAGCTGATGTCATTCTCACCGCAACGCGTGCAGGATTGTCCAACGACTCTGATGCTCCAAAAGACTGGAATGAAAACAAACCAACGGAACCAACAAGTGAGCAAGCAACCTATTATCGCTCCCTGGTCATCGCAGGGCCATCTGCTAAAGGACAAGAGCTTGCTGAGAAAGTGAATAACGGCGAAGAACTCTCCTGGGAAGAATTGAATGAAGCTAACTGGGCAGTTATGTCAACAACTTCTTCTGCAGGTTATATTTATCCAACGCTGTGGCTGCAAAGCAACTACCAGAAGAGCATCACGGATCTGTCCAATGTCGTGACATCCGATTCTTACGGCAGCTCCTTTGGCCGACTGGCTGCAGAGCAGGTCGATGTTATCGTTGCATTTGCTGACGCTAGACGCGATTACGCTGAACAATGGACTAGTGAATTTAACCGCACAAGCCCGATCTGGGATGAGACGAATGTCATCGGTGTAACCCAAGGAATCTATAATGATACGATCAGCGTGAGCAAGAACAGTGAAGTCATTACCGATGATCTCAAAGCCGCTCTTCAGGAAGCATTTATCGAGATCGCGAAGACAGAAGAAGGAAAGAATGTCATTGCTGTATACAGCCACGAAGGCTACCAAAAAGCTCAATCCTCTGACTATGACGGTGAGAGAGAAGCACAAGAGCTGATTCGTAACATGAAAAATCAATAA
- the phnC gene encoding phosphonate ABC transporter ATP-binding protein gives MIEFINVQKTYQNGTTALQNINLKIEQGEFVAVIGLSGAGKSTLIRCINRMHDITDGQLFVDQVDVSKLRGKQVRSFRKRIGMIFQSFNLVNRISVINNVLVAFVPHLPMWRKLTGIFTKEQRIKALEALDKVGILDKAYVRVDQLSGGQQQRVALARTLAQNPDIILADEPIASLDPVTSRIVMDDFKNINETLNISVIMNIHHVEVALEYAERIIGVRAGEIVFDGPPSEVTKDTLDEIYGSKLKDVPLPEEVALTHV, from the coding sequence ATGATCGAGTTTATCAACGTACAAAAGACCTATCAGAACGGCACAACTGCACTGCAAAATATTAACCTCAAGATTGAGCAAGGCGAATTCGTTGCTGTCATCGGACTGTCCGGAGCAGGTAAGTCAACCCTCATTCGGTGTATTAATCGTATGCATGATATTACAGACGGACAGCTGTTTGTAGATCAAGTCGATGTATCCAAGCTAAGAGGCAAGCAGGTACGAAGTTTTCGTAAGAGAATTGGCATGATTTTTCAATCCTTCAATTTAGTCAACCGAATCAGCGTGATCAACAACGTCCTTGTCGCCTTTGTCCCGCATCTTCCGATGTGGCGCAAGCTGACCGGAATCTTCACCAAAGAACAGAGAATAAAAGCTCTCGAGGCTTTAGATAAAGTAGGCATTCTCGACAAAGCTTATGTTCGGGTAGACCAGTTGTCGGGCGGACAGCAGCAGCGGGTAGCACTTGCACGGACACTTGCCCAGAATCCTGACATCATCCTAGCGGATGAGCCGATCGCTTCCCTTGACCCAGTCACCTCCCGAATTGTGATGGATGACTTTAAGAACATCAATGAAACCTTGAACATCTCTGTCATTATGAACATCCACCATGTGGAGGTCGCACTCGAGTATGCGGAGCGTATTATCGGGGTTCGAGCAGGCGAAATTGTATTTGACGGTCCACCGTCTGAAGTCACTAAGGACACCCTGGATGAAATTTACGGCAGCAAGCTCAAGGATGTTCCCCTCCCGGAGGAGGTGGCACTGACTCATGTATGA